A region of Pyxidicoccus parkwaysis DNA encodes the following proteins:
- a CDS encoding serine/threonine-protein kinase — MSATYRLTGRIEAGELAELYEGLQLPGSEVVVKLFHPKTSDPAYALDLAETTRLLQAVRHPGILHVVDIGVVRQRLAVVREDLDGFTLGLALQRLHTKEVVLPLPVALHIIIQLLEAVQQAHEAGVLHGALTPGNVVLSREGLPAVCDFGALRALLAVPQLRRAFGKGRGTYRAPEVTRGEAFTEQSDIYSLGAIAYELLTQREPVVSGGGGVSTRRSEALPPPSRLDRRINARLDPLILRALDPNPQRRFRSCGEFAASLRNFLSASGGMPSADDVGRFVGELFPNEVSLAGMVGPAPFKETFTLEPISGAEMDDLRAEEPEASIIQRAPFSRSLPAEEEASADTQDSADPAFEEYRPEDYEAEPAASHTRTRSPEKKEAPAGEGETTGPGQAGPLERGWEAPPGAAPPKPRKQLVPQGGANGQQPTRVGARNARIRSVEDFSGPAPSEDDEELSVSVSVSTTGRRTARPRRPAAERAPRPLPEPFPASARAGAKERDDIAMPPPSEPAISPAQRAMTVEENLSGATRRRGKMVAIAGVLALVGVFSFVVAAWRLGGQPGDEGKPGVAPDLALRPSEAPPAQVPPEPVPIPQPSPPPPEPVKPTEPAQHATAQARPPAEDEDASEVKLPPKSQRAYLTISTNSPARVYIDGERVSRQAPLSRFPIKAGTRLIRLVSIATGEAQDSELRFARGQHRKLVVNFVNTPRR, encoded by the coding sequence ATGAGCGCCACCTACCGGCTGACAGGCCGCATCGAGGCCGGCGAGCTCGCGGAGCTGTACGAGGGCCTCCAGCTCCCCGGCAGCGAAGTGGTGGTGAAGCTCTTCCACCCCAAGACGTCGGACCCGGCCTACGCGCTGGACCTCGCGGAGACGACGCGGCTGCTCCAGGCCGTGCGCCACCCGGGCATCCTTCATGTGGTGGACATTGGCGTGGTGCGCCAGCGGCTCGCCGTGGTGCGCGAGGACCTGGATGGCTTCACGCTCGGGCTCGCGCTGCAGCGGCTGCACACGAAGGAAGTGGTGCTGCCGCTCCCGGTGGCGCTCCACATCATCATCCAACTGCTGGAGGCGGTGCAGCAGGCGCACGAGGCCGGGGTGCTTCACGGAGCCCTCACGCCGGGCAACGTGGTGCTGTCGCGCGAAGGCCTGCCCGCGGTGTGCGACTTCGGCGCGCTGCGCGCCCTCCTGGCGGTGCCGCAGTTGCGGCGCGCGTTCGGCAAGGGCCGGGGCACGTACCGCGCTCCCGAGGTGACGCGCGGCGAGGCGTTCACCGAGCAGTCCGATATCTACTCGCTGGGTGCCATCGCCTACGAGCTGCTCACGCAGCGCGAGCCCGTGGTGTCGGGAGGCGGAGGCGTCTCCACGCGCCGCAGCGAGGCGCTGCCTCCGCCCAGCCGGTTGGACCGGCGCATCAATGCGCGATTGGACCCGCTCATCCTCCGCGCGTTGGATCCGAATCCGCAGCGGCGCTTCCGCTCGTGCGGCGAGTTCGCGGCCTCGCTGCGCAACTTCCTCTCCGCGAGCGGCGGCATGCCGAGCGCGGACGACGTGGGCCGCTTCGTGGGCGAGCTGTTCCCCAACGAGGTGAGCCTCGCTGGCATGGTGGGGCCCGCGCCGTTCAAGGAGACCTTCACCCTGGAGCCCATCTCCGGCGCGGAGATGGATGACCTCCGCGCCGAGGAGCCCGAGGCCTCCATCATCCAGCGCGCGCCCTTCAGCCGCTCGCTCCCCGCGGAGGAGGAGGCCAGCGCGGACACGCAGGACTCCGCCGACCCCGCCTTCGAGGAGTACCGGCCGGAGGACTACGAAGCCGAGCCGGCCGCGTCCCACACGCGCACGCGCTCGCCCGAGAAGAAGGAAGCTCCGGCCGGGGAAGGGGAGACCACCGGGCCTGGACAGGCGGGGCCACTGGAGCGCGGCTGGGAAGCACCTCCGGGCGCGGCGCCGCCGAAGCCTCGCAAGCAGCTCGTCCCCCAGGGCGGCGCCAACGGGCAGCAGCCCACGCGGGTCGGCGCGCGCAACGCACGCATCCGCTCGGTGGAGGACTTCTCCGGTCCTGCTCCCTCCGAGGATGATGAGGAGCTGTCCGTCTCCGTCTCGGTCTCCACTACGGGCCGCCGCACCGCCCGGCCGCGACGCCCGGCCGCCGAGCGCGCTCCGCGCCCGCTGCCCGAGCCGTTCCCCGCGTCCGCTCGCGCGGGGGCGAAGGAGCGCGACGACATCGCCATGCCGCCGCCTTCCGAGCCGGCCATCTCCCCCGCTCAGCGGGCGATGACGGTGGAGGAGAACCTGTCCGGTGCCACGCGCCGGCGCGGGAAGATGGTGGCCATTGCCGGTGTGCTGGCGCTGGTGGGCGTGTTCAGCTTCGTGGTCGCCGCGTGGCGCCTGGGCGGACAGCCCGGGGACGAGGGGAAGCCCGGCGTGGCCCCGGACCTCGCGCTCAGGCCTTCCGAAGCGCCCCCGGCGCAGGTGCCTCCGGAGCCCGTGCCGATACCCCAGCCTTCGCCGCCGCCCCCGGAGCCCGTGAAGCCGACGGAGCCCGCCCAGCACGCCACCGCGCAGGCCAGGCCTCCGGCGGAGGACGAGGATGCCTCCGAGGTGAAGCTGCCGCCGAAGTCCCAGCGCGCGTACCTCACCATCTCGACCAACTCGCCCGCGCGTGTGTACATCGACGGTGAGCGGGTGAGCCGGCAGGCGCCGCTGTCCCGCTTCCCCATCAAGGCCGGGACGCGGCTCATCCGGCTGGTGTCCATCGCCACCGGAGAGGCGCAGGACTCCGAGCTGCGCTTCGCGCGCGGGCAACATCGCAAGCTGGTGGTCAACTTCGTCAACACTCCGAGACGGTGA
- a CDS encoding Uma2 family endonuclease, translating to MGQDKGKKPVSYEDIEALPPGWVGEIVAGELYASPRPAVGHLKVSMWLGALLATQFEMTPTGPGGWWFLTEPELHFEPNIVVPDIAGWRRERVPAPPDPETPWLTIAPDWLCEVLSPSTRTVDRVRKMPLYHREGVQHAWLIDPVRRTLEVYGRGKNGWVRTALYGGNTVIREAPFEDVSLDLGRLWTPGPSGTAHP from the coding sequence ATGGGGCAGGACAAGGGGAAGAAGCCGGTTTCCTACGAGGACATCGAGGCACTTCCGCCGGGATGGGTGGGGGAAATCGTCGCGGGTGAGCTGTATGCATCACCTCGGCCCGCGGTCGGGCACCTGAAGGTCTCCATGTGGCTCGGCGCGCTCCTGGCCACGCAGTTCGAGATGACGCCGACCGGGCCGGGAGGATGGTGGTTCCTGACCGAACCGGAGCTGCACTTCGAGCCGAACATCGTGGTGCCGGACATCGCGGGATGGCGCCGCGAGCGGGTTCCAGCGCCGCCCGACCCGGAGACGCCATGGCTCACGATCGCACCGGACTGGCTCTGTGAGGTGCTGTCCCCTTCCACGCGCACGGTGGACCGCGTGCGGAAGATGCCGCTGTACCACCGCGAGGGTGTGCAACACGCGTGGCTCATCGACCCCGTGCGCCGCACGTTGGAGGTGTATGGGCGCGGGAAGAACGGTTGGGTGCGGACGGCGCTGTACGGTGGGAACACGGTGATTCGCGAGGCGCCGTTCGAAGACGTCTCGCTGGACCTGGGGCGGCTGTGGACGCCCGGGCCGAGCGGCACTGCCCACCCCTAG
- a CDS encoding HAD-IG family 5'-nucleotidase, producing the protein MQDPLHGSFRSPLNQARAINASKRAHELLNEEALAELIALHRDRHRHDAVPRAREVFVNRNLRMSSVELIGFDMDYTLAIYHMRRLEQLSFDMTLAKLVTEYGYPPVVGGLLYDHHFVMRGLAVDRVNGNILKMDRFGHVGRAYHGLRPLKPEVWRELYRNKRVRLRNPQFAWNDTLFALPETCLFAGIIELMESLGQKVDYGKLYDDIREAIDTIHRDNSLKREVRKDLGRYVFLDPELGPALHKLRSGGKHLFLLTNSAWDYTDAVMKYLLDGQLAEYPSWRNYFDVVVTAAGKPGFFAEGRPFLELDPSTEEGRVIGEASSLDRGKVYSGGNLARFEELTGYRGENILYVGDHIYGDILKSKKSSLWRTCMVVQEIEDEITYTDSRQKEIETLSQVERVRERLDDEVNHHKTLLNTLERRLEREPMAQGERVQVDELRKKTKHELDRMRRALKEASEIADTLEQDVEEGFNPYWGLLFKEGNENSRFGYQVEQYACLYTSRVSNFLHHSPMQYYRSPRDLMPHEQAGVLTAALSPMGGEGPPKGAGKD; encoded by the coding sequence ATGCAGGACCCGCTTCACGGGAGCTTTCGTTCACCTCTCAACCAGGCGCGGGCAATCAATGCCTCGAAGCGCGCCCACGAGCTGCTGAACGAGGAAGCGCTCGCCGAGCTGATTGCCTTGCATCGAGATCGGCACCGCCATGACGCGGTGCCGAGGGCGCGCGAGGTGTTCGTCAACCGCAACCTGCGCATGTCGAGCGTGGAGCTCATCGGCTTCGACATGGACTACACGCTGGCCATCTACCACATGCGCCGGCTGGAGCAGCTCTCGTTCGACATGACGTTGGCGAAGCTGGTGACGGAGTACGGCTACCCGCCGGTGGTGGGCGGCCTGCTCTATGACCACCACTTCGTGATGCGCGGGCTGGCGGTGGACCGCGTGAACGGCAACATCCTGAAGATGGACCGCTTCGGCCACGTGGGCCGCGCGTACCACGGGCTGCGCCCGCTGAAGCCGGAGGTGTGGCGCGAGCTGTACCGCAACAAGCGCGTGCGCCTGCGCAACCCGCAGTTCGCGTGGAACGACACGCTCTTCGCGCTGCCGGAGACGTGCCTCTTCGCGGGCATCATCGAGCTGATGGAGTCGCTCGGGCAGAAGGTGGACTACGGCAAGCTGTACGACGACATCCGCGAGGCCATCGACACGATTCACCGGGACAACTCGCTGAAGCGCGAGGTGCGCAAGGACTTGGGGCGCTACGTGTTCCTGGACCCGGAGCTGGGGCCGGCGTTGCACAAGCTGCGCTCGGGCGGGAAGCACCTGTTCCTGCTGACGAACTCCGCGTGGGACTACACGGACGCGGTGATGAAGTACCTGCTGGACGGGCAGTTGGCGGAGTACCCGAGCTGGAGGAACTACTTCGACGTGGTGGTGACGGCGGCGGGCAAGCCGGGCTTCTTCGCGGAGGGGCGTCCCTTCCTGGAGCTGGACCCGAGCACCGAGGAGGGCCGCGTCATTGGCGAGGCGAGCTCGTTGGATCGGGGCAAGGTGTACTCGGGCGGCAACCTGGCGCGCTTCGAGGAGCTGACGGGCTACCGCGGGGAGAACATCCTCTACGTGGGCGACCACATCTACGGCGACATCCTGAAGTCGAAGAAGTCGTCGCTGTGGCGCACGTGCATGGTGGTGCAGGAGATTGAGGACGAAATCACGTACACCGACTCGCGGCAGAAGGAGATTGAGACGCTGTCGCAGGTGGAGCGGGTGCGTGAGCGTCTGGACGACGAGGTCAACCACCACAAGACGCTGCTCAACACGCTGGAGCGCCGGCTGGAGCGCGAGCCGATGGCGCAGGGTGAGCGGGTCCAGGTGGATGAGTTGCGCAAGAAGACGAAGCACGAGCTGGACCGGATGCGCCGCGCGCTGAAGGAAGCGAGCGAGATTGCCGACACGCTGGAGCAGGACGTGGAGGAAGGCTTCAACCCGTACTGGGGGCTGCTGTTCAAGGAGGGCAACGAGAACAGCCGCTTCGGGTACCAGGTGGAGCAGTACGCGTGTCTCTACACGAGCCGCGTGTCGAACTTCCTGCACCACTCGCCCATGCAGTACTACCGCTCGCCGAGAGACTTGATGCCGCACGAGCAGGCCGGTGTCCTGACCGCCGCGCTGTCGCCCATGGGCGGCGAAGGCCCGCCGAAGGGCGCTGGGAAGGACTGA
- a CDS encoding alpha/beta hydrolase, protein MRSLRSRLFELYLKRRTSRGRGATLAERRQWLDAMSGRLPLPRGMDVERLTVAGRPSEWLRPRGGDARRAVLYLHGGAYTAGSLASHRALAAGVAVASACPVLLLDYRLAPEHPFPAALDDATAAFEWLCSSTVGLAPGCVAVVGDSAGGGLSVATALKLRDERRPLPGCVVALSPWMDLEVSGESVTSRASVDPFFPLPDGLRESGRMYAAETSLRHPYVSPVHAELHGLPPLYLQVGDHEILLSDSETVARGARAAGTDVTLEVWPGMWHVWQALTRYVPEARRAMNQVGAFVRARLG, encoded by the coding sequence ATGCGCAGCCTCCGGAGCCGGCTGTTCGAGCTCTATCTGAAGCGCAGGACGTCGCGCGGCCGGGGCGCCACGCTGGCGGAGCGACGCCAGTGGCTGGACGCCATGAGCGGGCGGCTGCCGTTGCCACGCGGTATGGACGTGGAGCGACTCACCGTCGCGGGCCGGCCCTCGGAGTGGCTGCGCCCGCGCGGTGGTGATGCGAGACGCGCGGTGCTGTACCTCCACGGCGGTGCGTACACGGCGGGCTCGCTCGCTTCGCACCGGGCGCTGGCGGCGGGCGTCGCCGTGGCCAGTGCATGCCCGGTGCTGCTGCTCGACTACCGGCTCGCGCCGGAGCACCCCTTCCCCGCCGCGCTCGATGATGCGACGGCGGCGTTCGAGTGGCTGTGCTCATCGACGGTGGGCCTGGCTCCGGGGTGCGTGGCGGTGGTGGGAGACTCGGCGGGCGGAGGGCTGAGCGTGGCTACTGCACTCAAGCTGCGGGACGAGAGACGTCCCCTGCCCGGCTGCGTGGTGGCGCTGTCTCCCTGGATGGACCTGGAAGTCTCGGGCGAGTCCGTCACGTCTCGAGCATCGGTGGACCCGTTCTTCCCGTTGCCGGATGGACTTCGGGAGTCCGGGCGCATGTACGCGGCGGAGACGTCGCTGCGCCATCCGTATGTCTCGCCCGTGCACGCGGAGCTGCACGGCCTGCCGCCGCTCTACTTGCAGGTGGGCGACCACGAAATCCTGCTCAGTGACTCGGAGACGGTGGCGCGAGGCGCGCGCGCGGCGGGCACGGACGTCACGCTCGAGGTGTGGCCCGGCATGTGGCACGTGTGGCAGGCGCTCACGAGGTACGTGCCGGAGGCGCGCCGCGCGATGAACCAGGTGGGCGCCTTCGTGCGCGCAAGACTCGGCTGA
- a CDS encoding glycerophosphodiester phosphodiesterase family protein: MTPTRLMTLAAVTLSACLASPSVVSAKDNDLRPSRRINVQVGPRPYYLVEDMDESPLKRKLQQCSEGPFYKTEFSIAHRGAPLQFPEHTKESYEAAARMGAGILECDVTFTKDRQLVCRHSQCDLHTTTNILAIPALAAKCTQPFQPANPATGRAASALCCTSDITLAEFKQLCGKMDASNPAATTVAQYLGGTPDWRTDLYSTCGTVLSHKESIELFKTLNVKFTPELKAPSVPMPYQGEYTQQMYAQQMINEYKQARVDPDDVWPQSFDLNDVLYWIEHEPRFGKQGVYLDGRYEIPGTIFDPNNPTTWIPSMDELVGSGVKVIAPPIYVLLTLDSAGRIVPSAYAKAARAAGLEIITWSFERAGPLKDGGGFYYQSVAPAINNDGDMYVALDVLARQVGVIGIFSDWPGSVTYYANCMSL, encoded by the coding sequence ATGACTCCGACGAGACTGATGACTCTCGCCGCGGTGACCCTCTCCGCGTGCCTCGCCTCCCCTTCCGTCGTGTCCGCGAAGGACAACGACCTGCGTCCTTCGCGCCGCATCAACGTGCAGGTGGGCCCGCGCCCGTACTACCTCGTCGAGGACATGGACGAGAGCCCGTTGAAGCGGAAGCTCCAGCAGTGCTCCGAGGGCCCATTCTACAAGACGGAGTTCTCCATCGCCCACCGTGGCGCCCCACTCCAGTTCCCCGAGCACACGAAGGAGTCCTACGAGGCCGCGGCGCGCATGGGCGCCGGCATCCTCGAGTGTGACGTCACCTTCACCAAGGACCGTCAGCTCGTGTGCCGTCATTCGCAGTGCGACCTGCACACGACCACCAACATCCTCGCGATTCCGGCGCTGGCTGCGAAGTGCACGCAGCCCTTCCAGCCGGCGAATCCCGCCACGGGCCGCGCGGCCTCGGCGCTGTGCTGCACCAGCGACATCACCCTCGCCGAGTTCAAGCAGCTCTGCGGGAAGATGGACGCGTCCAACCCCGCCGCGACAACGGTGGCGCAGTACCTCGGCGGCACGCCGGACTGGCGCACGGACCTGTACTCCACCTGCGGCACGGTCCTCTCCCACAAGGAGAGCATCGAGCTCTTCAAGACGCTCAACGTGAAGTTCACGCCCGAGCTCAAGGCGCCCAGCGTGCCGATGCCGTACCAGGGCGAGTACACGCAGCAGATGTACGCGCAGCAGATGATCAACGAGTACAAGCAGGCGCGCGTGGACCCGGACGACGTGTGGCCGCAGTCGTTCGACCTCAACGACGTCCTCTACTGGATTGAGCACGAGCCGCGCTTCGGCAAGCAGGGCGTGTACCTGGACGGCCGCTACGAGATTCCGGGCACCATCTTCGACCCGAACAATCCGACCACGTGGATTCCGAGCATGGACGAACTGGTGGGCTCGGGCGTGAAGGTCATCGCGCCGCCCATCTATGTGCTGCTGACGCTGGACTCGGCGGGGAGGATTGTTCCCTCCGCGTACGCGAAGGCGGCGCGGGCGGCGGGCCTGGAGATCATCACCTGGTCCTTCGAGCGCGCCGGTCCGCTGAAGGACGGTGGCGGCTTCTACTACCAGTCCGTCGCGCCGGCGATTAACAACGATGGCGACATGTACGTGGCGCTCGACGTGCTTGCTCGCCAGGTTGGCGTCATCGGCATCTTCAGCGACTGGCCCGGTAGCGTGACGTACTACGCGAACTGCATGAGCCTGTAG